The Mytilus edulis chromosome 12, xbMytEdul2.2, whole genome shotgun sequence genome contains a region encoding:
- the LOC139499361 gene encoding putative uncharacterized protein DDB_G0286901, with amino-acid sequence MKLILAIVLFSGLLLQEVDLCGNVLCHLMKPQGGCGCGCNNNNNNILELLSLMNMMNSPCEMNSLVTMFRCGAKNVTIDPLKGCMKCKESIGRENDQTTTIAPITELPTTTETTAVPTTTETTTIPTTTITTTLPTTTVTTKMSTTTETTTMPTTTMQATTKTQYTTKNMNTHDNGSKQNQSNSKANMANTSSNNSSSSNTGSGGVGGNGNSSSQSSSSHSESHSSSSSSSNNGGTSGTKNGNGNNGTTSHTETHTSSSHTETHTNGGKHTGGNGGNGNNSTQTVTNTDQNGSQISTATNNNGTSGHNGTNGNTNGSNGGTTHTETHTSNTHTETHTGGAGGHGGKNSSSSTSSSSSSSSSSSSSSSTSSSTNTNGTNGHGGKGGNNTSSHTSTHTETHSSTTNNSLNNNGNKGNNSGKQTSSNNNSNNSNSTTQNNAHNSGKLNSSANNSGSSNNASQSSTNNSGSKNTNSNSGNQSNSSSGKNSTNTNNSSSKTNTANSANSSNNNSTTTNTNTSNTANQMSNNNKQTAQNANSNSNTANQNAASKNSTSNQSTNQNSNTANNSNNLNKQSSSSAHASTSAVKMHTTKRMTTPKPTTTQKPTTTPKPTTTQKSTTTPKPTTTQKPTTTPKPTTTQKPTTTPKPTTTQKPTTTSKPTTTQKPTPRPHHHHIHRTKPVQKIITTQRPKPTTTKPTTATPKPTTAVHKIHRTHRPGPTPPTIPPTTKAPSTTHKMVKTHRPGPTPPTIPPTTVAPSTTHKMVKTHRPGPTPPTIPPTTVAPSTTHKMVKTHRPGPTPPTIPPTTQAQTTRAGPTPPTMPGSTAGPTPPTMPGNTAGPTPPTVVTNTDAVIKNKVTTPMANIILKTTTPGCPPYDGATCPADCQSYDMDFCPICDYSICSATKP; translated from the exons ATGAAGTTGATTTTGGCAATTGTTCTCTTTTCGGGATTGTTGTTGCAAg AAGTGGATTTATGTGGTAACGTATTATGTCACCTGATGAAACCTCAAGGAGGTTGTGGATGTGGAtgcaacaataataataata ATATATTAGAATTGTTATCTCTGATGAATATGATGAATAGTCCCTGTGAAATGAACTCTCTAGTTACCATGTTCAGATGTGGAGCAAAGAACGTCACTATAGACCCTCTTAAAGGATGCATGAAGTGTAAAGAATCAATCG GTAGAGAAAATGATCAAACTACGACAATTGCACCGATAACAGAATTACCAACGACGACAGAAACAACAGCCGTACCGACAACGACAGAGACGACAACAATACCGACGACGACCATCACAACAACACTGCCGACGACGACCGTTACAACAAAAATGTCGACTACGACTGAAACAACAACAATGCCGACGACGACGATGCAAGCAACAACCAAGACACAATACACgacaaaaaatatgaatacaCATGACAATGGAAGCAAGCAAAACCAAAGTAACTCGAAAGCGAACATGGCCAACACAAGTAGCAATAATAGTTCATCTTCTAACACTGGATCAGGTGGAGTTGGTGGCAATGGGAATTCATCTTCTCAATCTAGCAGTTCGCATTCCGAGAGTCATAGCTCTTCCAGCTCGTCCTCGAATAATGGCGGAACTTCCGGTACTAAGAATGGCAATGGGAATAATGGAACAACAAGTCATACTGAGACACATACCAGCAGTTCACACACTGAAACCCATACTAACGGTGGAAAACACACGGGTGGAAATGGGGGTAATGGAAACAACAGTACGCAAACTGTAACTAATACTGACCAAAATGGTAGTCAAATTAGTACTGCTACTAATAACAATGGCACCAGCGGCCATAATGGCACTAATGGAAATACCAATGGGTCTAATGGGGGTACCACACATACGGAGACTCATACAAGTAatacacacacagaaacacaCACTGGTGGCGCAGGGGGTCATGGAGGTAAAAATTCTTCTAGTTCAACTAGCTCCAGCAGTAGTTCAAGCAGCAGCAGCAGTAGTAGTAGTTCTACTAGCAGCAGTACAAATACTAATGGCACGAATGGTCATGGTGGGAAGGGAGGAAACAATACCAGTTCACATACTAGTACACACACTGAAACACACAGCAGTACTACTAACAACAGTCTGAATAACAATGgaaataagggaaataactctggaAAGCAGACCTCTTCtaataataattcaaataataGCAACAGTACGACGCAGAATAATGCTCATAACTCTGGTAAACTCAATTCGTCAGCTAATAATTCCGGTAGTAGCAACAATGCTTCGCAATCAAGCACGAACAATAGTGGATCCAAAAATACAAACTCCAATTCTGGCAACCAGAGCAACAGCAGTTCTGGCAAAAACAGTACAAATACAAACAATTCTTCTTCGAAAACAAATACTGCGAATTCAGCAAACTCTTCTAACAACAATTCTACGACAACGAATACAAATACCAGCAATACAGCAAATCAAATGtcaaataacaacaaacaaaCCGCACAGAACGCAAATTCTAATTCAAATACTGCAAATCAAAATGCAGCTTCAAAGAATAGTACATCTAACCAAAGTACCAACCAAAATTCAAATACAGCTAATAATAGtaacaatttaaacaaacaatCATCGAGCAGTGCTCATGCGTCAACCTCAGCTGTAAAAATGCATACAACGAAACGAATGACTACACCGAAACCGACTACAACCCAAAAGCCCACAACTACACCGAAACCGACAACGACCCAAAAGTCTACAACCACCCCAAAACCGACAACGACCCAAAAGCCTACAACTACACCGAAGCCGACTACTACACAAAAGCCCACAACTACACCAAAACCGACAACGACCCAAAAACCAACAACAACTTCAAAGCCTACAACAACTCAAAAACCAACACCTAGACCCCATCATCATCATATCCACCGGACCAAGCCTGTACAGAAAATAATTACAACTCAGAGACCAAAACCAACGACTACCAAACCTACAACCGCAACACCAAAACCAACAACAGCAGTTCATAAAATACATAGAACTCACCGCCCTGGTCCAACACCTCCAACCATCCCACCAACGACGAAGGCGCCGTCTACAACACATAAAATGGTGAAAACACATCGTCCAGGACCAACCCCACCAACCATACCCCCAACTACCGTTGCACCGTCTACAACACATAAAATGGTGAAAACACATCGTCCAGGACCAACCCCACCAACCATACCCCCAACTACCGTTGCACCGTCTACAACACATAAAATGGTGAAAACACATCGCCCAGGACCAACGCCACCAACCATACCCCCAACTACGCAAGCTCAAACAACACGTGCTGGACCTACGCCACCTACAATGCCGGGAAGTACTGCTGGACCGACACCACCCACAATGCCTGGAAATACCGCCGGACCAACTCCACCTACAGTTGTTACAAATACTGATGCAGtaattaaaaataaagttacaacACCGATGGCAAATATTATCCTTAAAACAACAACACCAG gCTGTCCCCCGTATGATGGTGCCACATGCCCAGCAGATTGTCAGTCATATGACATGGATTTCTGTCCAATTTGTGACTATTCTATTTGTAGTG caACCAAACCATAA